In a single window of the Nodularia spumigena CCY9414 genome:
- a CDS encoding S-layer homology domain-containing protein, with amino-acid sequence MSSLSHLSASLLTLGLAASLTSSASAQNTFPDVPRDYWAKPFIERLAERNIIVGYPDGTFRPEQAVQRDEFAAMIRQAFEQEPVRQIEDASAFQDVPQGHWASLAIESAYQQGFMSGYPGGFFRPNQPVSRVDALVTLTRGLNLAPETRRVVRRPVYLPLAMTSLMQPLVAAAPQPTTPVAALAKDYYVDAQQIPQYAINDVGIATQKNLVVNYPNPRALEPNQPLRRATAAAFIHQTLVAQDRIEPLPSNVEAHNYIVRPEVTQAAR; translated from the coding sequence ATGTCTAGCTTATCTCATTTATCTGCATCTTTGCTAACTTTAGGGTTAGCAGCAAGTTTAACTTCCTCAGCTTCAGCACAGAATACTTTTCCTGATGTCCCCCGTGATTATTGGGCTAAACCATTTATTGAGCGTTTAGCCGAAAGAAATATTATTGTGGGATATCCAGATGGCACATTTCGACCCGAACAGGCTGTACAGCGTGATGAATTCGCTGCAATGATTCGGCAAGCTTTTGAGCAAGAACCAGTGCGACAAATCGAAGATGCCAGTGCCTTTCAAGATGTTCCTCAAGGACATTGGGCATCTCTAGCCATTGAGTCAGCCTATCAACAAGGATTTATGAGCGGTTATCCTGGTGGTTTCTTTCGCCCAAATCAGCCAGTTTCTAGAGTAGATGCGTTAGTTACCTTAACTAGAGGTTTAAATTTAGCACCAGAAACTCGGCGAGTTGTGAGAAGGCCTGTATATTTACCACTGGCGATGACTTCTTTAATGCAGCCTTTAGTAGCAGCAGCACCTCAGCCAACTACCCCTGTAGCCGCACTGGCAAAAGATTATTATGTCGATGCCCAACAAATTCCTCAGTATGCTATTAATGATGTAGGCATAGCGACACAAAAAAATCTGGTGGTCAATTATCCGAATCCTAGAGCGCTAGAACCTAACCAACCTCTCAGACGTGCAACTGCGGCGGCTTTTATCCACCAAACTTTGGTTGCTCAGGATAGAATTGAACCTCTGCCTAGTAATGTAGAAGCTCATAACTATATTGTGCGTCCGGAAGTTACCCAAGCGGCTCGATAA
- a CDS encoding SAM hydrolase/SAM-dependent halogenase family protein: MPEKQINQSSLVALLSDFSDRDVYVSVMKGVVSQINPLLRVVDLTHQIPPQNIAAARFCLMNAYSYFPVGTVYVAVVDPGVGSKRRAIAVEFAQGYLVGPDNGIFSGVLSQSPAINTVELTNPNYWRTPEPSKTFHGRDIFAPVGAHLANGVTLKQLGQEIDSATLVQLDIGECHQTNSGVTGCIQYIDYFGNLVSNIPEKYVQGKNWCVQVAGVKIPGGETYSDVKVGEVAALVGSHGWVEVAINGGNASSKLQINWQDALQVLFL, from the coding sequence ATGCCTGAAAAACAGATAAATCAATCATCACTCGTAGCATTACTGAGCGATTTTAGCGATCGCGATGTTTATGTTAGTGTGATGAAAGGTGTTGTTTCCCAAATCAATCCCCTGCTAAGGGTGGTAGACTTAACACACCAGATTCCGCCGCAAAATATCGCCGCAGCTAGGTTTTGTCTGATGAATGCTTATTCCTATTTCCCGGTGGGTACGGTATATGTGGCAGTGGTAGATCCGGGAGTGGGCAGTAAGCGCAGAGCGATCGCGGTAGAATTTGCTCAAGGGTATCTGGTAGGGCCTGATAATGGCATATTTAGTGGGGTACTCAGTCAAAGTCCAGCCATTAACACCGTTGAACTGACAAACCCTAATTATTGGCGCACACCCGAACCCAGTAAAACTTTTCACGGTAGAGATATCTTTGCACCTGTGGGCGCTCATCTTGCTAATGGTGTCACTTTAAAACAGCTAGGACAAGAAATCGATTCCGCAACTTTGGTACAGTTGGATATAGGCGAATGTCACCAAACCAATTCCGGCGTAACAGGTTGTATTCAATATATTGATTATTTTGGCAACTTAGTCAGCAATATTCCCGAAAAATATGTGCAAGGTAAAAATTGGTGTGTGCAAGTCGCTGGGGTAAAAATACCCGGAGGTGAAACTTATAGTGATGTTAAAGTGGGAGAAGTAGCCGCTTTAGTTGGTAGTCATGGCTGGGTAGAAGTTGCCATCAATGGCGGTAATGCCTCCTCAAAGTTGCAGATTAACTGGCAAGATGCGTTACAAGTCTTATTTTTGTAG
- the aspS gene encoding aspartate--tRNA ligase, translated as MRTHYCSELRKKDIGETVTLYGWVDRPRDHGGVIFLDLRDRSGIVQVVSDPQRTPDSYDLANTLRNEYVVEITGTVTQRPEESLNLRLPTGEVEIYADKITLLNGVSKQLPFQVSRAYSESVREDLRLKYRYLDLRRERMAQNMQLRHQVVKAMRRFLEDLEGFIEIETPILTRSTPEGARDYILPSRSNPGEWFALPQSPQLFKQILMVSGMDRYYQIARCFRDEDLRADRQPEFTQLDMEMSFMSQEEILALNEKLVAHIFKTVKGIELNLPFPRLTYADAMSRYGSDKPDTRYGLELVNVSDVLKDSGFKVFRDAIAHGGIVKILPIPLGNDAISNVRIKPGGDLFKEASEAGAKGLAFIRVRENGEIDTIGAIKDNLSAEQKQEILQRTDAKPGHLLLFGAGDTATVNKTLDRLRQVVAREFKLINPEKINLLWITDFPMFEWNADEKRLEALHHPFTAPHPEDVSDLKTARAQAYDLVLNGLEIGGGSLRIYQSDIQQQVFEAIGLSPEEAQNKFGFLLDAFEYGTPPHGGIAYGLDRLVMLLAGEESIRDVIAFPKTQQARCLLTDAPSGVDVKQLKDLHVASTYKPKS; from the coding sequence ATGCGAACTCACTATTGCAGCGAACTCCGAAAAAAAGATATTGGAGAAACTGTTACCTTGTACGGTTGGGTAGACCGTCCCCGCGATCATGGGGGCGTGATATTCTTAGATTTACGCGATCGCTCTGGCATTGTCCAAGTTGTTAGTGATCCGCAACGCACCCCAGATTCATACGATCTAGCAAATACCCTGCGGAATGAATACGTTGTGGAAATTACTGGGACAGTAACGCAACGTCCCGAAGAATCTTTGAATCTCCGCCTCCCCACAGGGGAAGTAGAAATCTACGCCGATAAAATTACACTCCTCAATGGCGTTAGTAAGCAATTACCGTTTCAAGTTTCCAGAGCTTACAGTGAATCTGTCCGGGAAGACTTGCGGTTAAAGTATCGTTATTTGGACTTGCGACGAGAACGCATGGCGCAAAATATGCAATTGCGTCATCAAGTCGTTAAAGCTATGCGTCGGTTCTTAGAAGATTTGGAAGGTTTCATTGAAATCGAAACCCCCATCCTCACCCGTTCCACCCCAGAAGGTGCGAGGGATTACATTTTACCCAGTCGTTCCAATCCTGGCGAGTGGTTTGCTTTACCGCAATCACCCCAGCTATTTAAACAGATACTGATGGTATCGGGCATGGATCGATATTATCAGATTGCCCGTTGCTTCCGTGATGAAGATTTACGCGCCGACAGACAACCAGAATTTACTCAGTTGGACATGGAAATGAGTTTCATGTCTCAAGAAGAAATTTTGGCACTGAATGAGAAGTTAGTGGCTCATATCTTTAAAACAGTTAAAGGTATTGAGTTAAACTTACCATTCCCCCGCCTGACCTACGCCGATGCCATGTCACGCTATGGTAGCGATAAACCAGATACCCGTTATGGTTTGGAATTAGTCAATGTTTCCGATGTTTTAAAAGACTCTGGTTTTAAAGTTTTCCGGGATGCGATCGCTCATGGTGGTATCGTGAAAATTCTACCAATTCCCCTCGGTAACGATGCCATTTCTAATGTCCGCATTAAACCAGGTGGTGACTTATTCAAGGAAGCCAGCGAAGCCGGTGCAAAAGGTTTAGCTTTCATCCGCGTCAGAGAAAATGGTGAAATTGACACCATTGGCGCGATTAAAGACAACCTCAGCGCCGAGCAAAAACAGGAAATCTTACAACGTACAGACGCAAAACCCGGACATTTGCTATTATTTGGGGCTGGTGACACTGCCACAGTTAATAAAACTTTAGACAGATTGCGGCAAGTTGTGGCTAGGGAATTTAAATTAATTAATCCCGAAAAAATCAACTTACTCTGGATTACAGATTTCCCCATGTTTGAGTGGAATGCTGACGAAAAACGCCTAGAAGCACTGCACCACCCCTTTACTGCACCCCATCCTGAAGATGTCAGTGATTTAAAAACCGCCCGCGCCCAAGCATACGATTTAGTATTAAACGGTTTAGAAATTGGTGGTGGAAGTCTGCGGATTTATCAAAGCGATATTCAACAGCAGGTGTTTGAAGCAATTGGTTTGTCGCCTGAAGAAGCACAAAATAAATTTGGCTTTCTCTTAGATGCCTTTGAATATGGTACACCGCCACATGGTGGCATTGCCTACGGTTTAGACCGTTTGGTAATGTTGCTAGCTGGGGAAGAATCAATTCGAGATGTGATTGCTTTTCCCAAAACACAACAAGCCCGTTGTTTGCTCACTGATGCACCTTCAGGGGTAGATGTCAAGCAATTGAAAGACTTACACGTTGCTTCGACTTACAAGCCAAAATCTTAA
- a CDS encoding DUF4912 domain-containing protein: MAKERPPLEEMTLRQLRKVASEYSISRYSRMRKSQLLAAIQEVQRSKISLSPTRSLEAQETVEAAKFELGQEDRTGGSLADVDEGLADLPQGYGESRIVLLPRDPQWAYTYWDIPNEHKAELRQQGGQQLALRIYDVTDIDIDHQSPHSIQEYPADELAREWYIPIPVSDRDYVIDIGYRTADGRWLVLARSARVHIPPVYPSDWIEDAFVTVNFEEDLRGKTVYELVPPAKKAAAAPSSGVNGNSNPIYEEIFGLAESAEAQRVAGSIFGSMHQVPGSARPEEAISSYVFPSGVGMWAVPTASGLTMSGVGMSGAGFSAGVPMSPRKFWLVADAELIVYGATEPDATVTIGGRQIKLNPDGTFRFQMSFQDGLIDYPIVGVAADGEQTRSIQMKFNRETPSRNTNTKDEAVLEWFA; the protein is encoded by the coding sequence ATGGCAAAAGAACGCCCACCACTAGAAGAGATGACATTAAGGCAATTACGGAAAGTTGCCAGTGAATATAGCATCTCTCGCTATAGCCGAATGCGTAAATCTCAACTGCTGGCAGCGATTCAAGAAGTCCAGCGCAGCAAAATATCGCTTAGTCCAACTCGTTCATTGGAGGCACAGGAAACCGTGGAAGCAGCAAAATTTGAATTAGGTCAAGAAGACCGTACTGGTGGTTCTCTGGCTGATGTTGATGAAGGACTCGCAGACCTACCACAAGGTTATGGTGAAAGTCGAATTGTACTTTTACCTCGCGATCCTCAGTGGGCTTATACCTATTGGGATATTCCTAACGAACACAAAGCGGAACTACGTCAGCAAGGCGGACAGCAACTAGCACTACGGATCTACGATGTTACCGACATCGATATTGATCACCAAAGTCCTCACAGTATTCAGGAATATCCGGCTGATGAACTGGCTAGAGAATGGTATATTCCCATTCCAGTGAGCGATCGCGATTATGTCATAGATATCGGTTATCGTACTGCTGATGGTCGTTGGTTAGTATTGGCGCGTTCTGCGAGAGTACACATTCCTCCGGTTTATCCATCTGATTGGATTGAGGATGCCTTTGTTACTGTCAACTTTGAAGAAGACCTCCGTGGTAAAACTGTTTACGAATTAGTCCCCCCTGCGAAGAAAGCAGCCGCCGCACCTTCATCAGGAGTAAATGGTAACAGTAACCCCATATACGAAGAAATCTTTGGCTTGGCTGAATCTGCCGAAGCACAACGAGTTGCTGGTTCTATCTTCGGTTCCATGCACCAAGTACCAGGTTCTGCACGTCCTGAAGAGGCGATTAGTTCCTATGTTTTCCCTTCTGGTGTAGGTATGTGGGCGGTTCCCACTGCTTCTGGTTTAACCATGTCGGGTGTTGGGATGTCTGGTGCTGGCTTCTCGGCTGGTGTACCAATGAGTCCCCGCAAATTCTGGTTAGTTGCTGACGCTGAGTTGATTGTTTACGGTGCAACTGAACCTGATGCAACTGTGACTATTGGCGGTCGTCAAATTAAACTGAATCCAGATGGGACATTCCGCTTCCAGATGTCCTTCCAAGATGGTTTAATTGACTATCCAATTGTGGGTGTTGCTGCTGATGGTGAACAAACACGATCAATTCAAATGAAATTCAATCGTGAGACTCCTTCTCGCAATACCAATACTAAGGATGAAGCTGTTTTAGAATGGTTTGCTTAA
- a CDS encoding IMS domain-containing protein has translation MRIPLDYYRILGLPLAASDEQLRQSYSDRIVQLPRREYSQAAICSRKQLIEEAYVVLSNPKERSSYDQLYLAHAYGPDGNGNATVAVGNHTEEGNNADPDIQSLSIDISQEELVGALLILQELGEYELVLKLGHNYLTTQNGVASARGENNLASEEFLESSDYPDIVLTVALACLELGREHWQQGHYENAAISLETGQELLGREGLFSSVQAEMQADLYKLRPYRILELLALPEEKVAQRRQGLAFLHDILSDRGGIDGTGNDQSGLNIDDFLRFIQQLRNYLTVAEQHKLFEAESKRPSAVATYLAVYALLARGFTQRQPALIRQAKQMLMRLGKRQDVHLEQSLCALLLGQTEEATRVLELSQEYEALALIREKSLDSPDLLPGLCLYAEQWLQNEVFLHFRDLATQQASLKDYFANQQVQAYLEALPNDAQTTHEWAVINRQSFSQPPLHSDHSTAAAPQFAQGRTPLPDLLATAAHKKPENANFSPNSGNPLPDKITGDVYSHPDLADFSHPQRTTGATHPHLNGAAHPTSTGQVKKRRRRKPSQAVNRGYPQHQQAFAATLEGKTKLVWTVFGSLAGILVFWLLVSTTFGWVKNLLFPAPVLQGEQLFVELNEPPINIPDKSSKLQPPEGSLTDATAQEVIQTWLSTKAAALGPQYNLDSLEDILTGATLSQWRQLAQQERLQNRYRTYKHTVKVEYFDQKSDQAVVVATVREVTQFYDQGQIRNFTDETLRVRYSLIRQADVWRIQNMSVINQIG, from the coding sequence GTGCGAATTCCGCTAGATTACTACCGAATTTTGGGATTACCGTTAGCGGCAAGTGATGAACAGTTGCGGCAATCATACAGCGATCGCATTGTGCAGTTGCCACGACGAGAGTATTCTCAAGCAGCAATTTGTTCTCGCAAACAACTCATTGAAGAAGCTTACGTGGTTTTATCCAATCCTAAAGAACGTAGCAGTTATGACCAGCTTTATCTTGCCCATGCCTATGGCCCTGACGGCAATGGTAATGCTACTGTTGCAGTTGGGAACCACACAGAAGAAGGCAACAACGCTGATCCTGATATCCAGAGTCTGAGTATCGACATTTCCCAGGAGGAATTAGTTGGTGCTTTATTGATTCTGCAAGAATTGGGGGAATATGAACTGGTACTCAAACTCGGTCATAATTATCTCACGACTCAAAACGGGGTAGCATCTGCCAGAGGAGAGAATAATCTGGCAAGTGAAGAATTTCTCGAAAGTTCTGACTACCCAGATATTGTTCTGACTGTGGCTCTGGCTTGTCTAGAATTGGGTCGGGAGCATTGGCAACAAGGTCACTATGAAAATGCGGCTATTTCTCTAGAAACTGGTCAAGAACTGCTAGGGCGTGAAGGGCTATTTTCCAGTGTACAGGCGGAAATGCAGGCTGATTTGTACAAATTGCGTCCTTATCGAATTTTGGAATTGTTGGCATTACCAGAAGAGAAGGTTGCCCAAAGACGACAAGGGTTAGCATTTCTGCATGATATTTTAAGCGATCGCGGTGGAATAGATGGTACTGGTAATGATCAATCTGGTTTAAATATAGATGATTTTTTGCGATTTATCCAGCAATTACGCAACTATTTAACGGTTGCTGAACAGCATAAACTATTTGAAGCCGAAAGCAAGCGTCCTTCTGCTGTTGCTACTTACTTGGCGGTTTATGCCCTATTAGCAAGGGGATTTACTCAACGTCAACCGGCTTTAATTCGTCAAGCCAAGCAAATGCTGATGCGTTTGGGAAAACGTCAAGATGTGCATTTAGAACAATCACTGTGTGCGTTGCTACTGGGACAGACTGAAGAAGCCACCCGCGTTTTAGAACTGAGTCAAGAATACGAAGCCCTGGCTTTAATTCGCGAAAAATCCCTAGACTCTCCCGACTTGCTACCGGGGTTATGTTTGTATGCGGAACAGTGGTTACAAAATGAAGTATTCCTGCACTTTCGAGATTTAGCTACGCAGCAAGCCTCGTTGAAAGATTATTTTGCTAACCAACAGGTACAAGCTTATTTAGAAGCCTTACCTAACGATGCCCAAACCACTCATGAATGGGCTGTAATCAATCGGCAATCTTTTTCCCAGCCTCCCCTGCACAGTGACCATTCTACTGCTGCTGCTCCCCAATTTGCTCAAGGTAGAACACCATTACCGGATTTATTAGCAACAGCAGCTCACAAAAAACCTGAAAATGCCAATTTTTCCCCAAATAGTGGGAATCCACTACCAGATAAAATTACAGGGGATGTCTACTCACACCCAGATTTAGCCGATTTTTCTCATCCTCAGCGCACCACCGGAGCGACTCACCCTCATCTCAATGGTGCGGCTCATCCCACTTCCACTGGTCAAGTCAAAAAGCGCCGGAGGCGAAAGCCCAGTCAAGCTGTCAACCGGGGTTATCCTCAACATCAACAAGCTTTTGCGGCGACTTTAGAAGGGAAAACAAAACTGGTTTGGACTGTATTTGGTTCTTTAGCCGGGATATTAGTGTTTTGGCTGTTAGTTTCAACGACATTTGGATGGGTGAAAAATTTGTTGTTCCCTGCTCCAGTTTTGCAAGGTGAACAGTTATTTGTGGAACTGAATGAACCACCAATAAATATTCCAGACAAAAGTAGCAAGTTGCAACCCCCAGAAGGTTCTTTGACGGATGCGACGGCGCAAGAAGTTATTCAAACTTGGCTATCTACTAAAGCCGCAGCTTTAGGGCCGCAATATAACCTGGATAGTTTAGAAGACATTTTAACAGGTGCAACTCTTTCTCAATGGCGGCAACTTGCCCAACAAGAGAGGTTACAGAACCGCTATCGGACATATAAGCACACGGTGAAGGTGGAATATTTTGATCAAAAATCAGATCAAGCCGTCGTTGTGGCTACAGTCAGGGAAGTTACACAGTTCTATGACCAGGGTCAAATCAGAAATTTTACTGATGAAACTTTGCGCGTGCGATATTCTTTAATTCGACAAGCTGATGTCTGGCGCATCCAAAATATGTCAGTTATTAATCAGATTGGCTGA
- a CDS encoding DUF2301 domain-containing membrane protein produces MNTQTASASEVYQGQFGEFTVDDSDRTGVIIYRAGLMVAALSFAIGSVLVLFNNNPTTIAALTPLYACFSLGLGVSLLTIHIYMAFLHRLLQVCWGIGSISAIVLALSSSEPLAIAVYNQPLTLFGIGFTFVALTGIFFKEAFCFNRLETKLLTFLVPVLLLGHLVGILPTHWEEVLLGVWAIFFLVFALRKVFQAIPPDIGDKSVFTYLKTQSLAKM; encoded by the coding sequence ATGAATACACAAACAGCATCTGCATCAGAAGTTTATCAAGGTCAGTTTGGGGAATTTACAGTTGATGATAGCGATCGCACAGGCGTGATTATCTACCGGGCTGGGTTAATGGTAGCAGCACTCAGCTTTGCCATTGGTAGCGTTTTGGTTTTATTTAACAATAATCCCACGACTATAGCCGCACTCACCCCTTTATATGCCTGTTTTAGTCTGGGTCTAGGTGTCAGCTTATTAACCATTCACATCTACATGGCATTTCTGCACCGACTATTACAAGTTTGTTGGGGTATCGGCAGTATATCAGCAATAGTACTGGCATTGTCTAGTAGTGAACCTTTAGCGATCGCAGTTTACAACCAACCGCTAACTTTATTTGGCATAGGTTTTACCTTCGTAGCATTAACAGGTATTTTCTTCAAAGAAGCTTTTTGCTTTAATCGCCTTGAAACGAAGTTATTAACTTTCTTAGTACCTGTACTTTTACTGGGACATTTGGTAGGAATTTTACCAACTCACTGGGAAGAAGTTTTATTAGGAGTTTGGGCAATTTTCTTTCTAGTATTTGCCTTGCGTAAAGTATTTCAAGCCATTCCGCCAGATATTGGCGATAAATCTGTATTTACTTATTTGAAAACGCAAAGTTTAGCCAAAATGTAA
- a CDS encoding ABC transporter substrate-binding protein, protein MKIPPLLHQISNSFRQFIPSALRRLFLAIVLSSCLIILSGCQASAPKDDGVIRLTLWQGINPPANRDVFQKLVDKFNQTHTDIQVESIFAGGLDQQLPKILAAVVGNVPPDILSFYPQLTGQFRELDAIRPLEDWLDKLPLKSEVSPNLLAALTLDDHLWSVPLYTSNIGIFYRPQLFQAAGITETPKTWSELREVAKKLTIDKNGDGKPEQHGMLLPLGKGEWTVFSWFPFLWSAGGEIITDNRPNLNTEAAVTALQFWQDLIKDGSVKLSPPERGYEEDDFIAGRVAMQITGPWTYIMKSNVDYQVFPMPASVEQATVIGDGNFYVMKTNPAREKAALKFLEFVLSEEFQTEWSIGTGFLPVNIKSAQSAAYQKFMNQKPVLKVFLDQMPVARGRPIIAGYNSLSDSLGRAIEATLLGESPEKALKTAQDRLELIWHQN, encoded by the coding sequence AATCAGCAATTCTTTTCGTCAGTTCATTCCTTCTGCTCTTAGGCGATTATTTCTAGCAATAGTTCTAAGTTCATGTCTAATCATCTTATCAGGCTGTCAAGCTTCAGCACCGAAAGATGATGGTGTAATTCGTTTAACATTATGGCAAGGAATTAATCCCCCAGCTAATCGAGATGTGTTTCAAAAATTAGTAGATAAATTTAATCAAACTCATACTGATATCCAAGTAGAATCTATTTTTGCTGGTGGACTAGACCAACAATTGCCGAAAATTCTCGCCGCAGTTGTGGGAAATGTACCTCCAGATATTTTGAGTTTCTACCCGCAATTGACAGGTCAGTTTCGTGAACTAGATGCAATTAGACCTTTAGAAGATTGGCTGGACAAATTACCCCTGAAATCGGAAGTTAGCCCCAACTTATTGGCAGCATTAACATTAGACGATCATCTTTGGTCAGTTCCACTTTACACCAGCAACATCGGCATTTTTTACCGCCCTCAGCTTTTCCAAGCGGCGGGAATTACCGAAACGCCGAAAACTTGGTCAGAATTACGAGAAGTTGCCAAAAAATTGACCATAGACAAAAATGGCGATGGTAAACCAGAACAACATGGAATGTTATTACCTTTAGGTAAAGGCGAATGGACTGTATTTAGTTGGTTCCCCTTTTTATGGAGTGCTGGCGGGGAGATAATTACTGATAATCGACCAAATTTAAACACCGAAGCAGCAGTGACGGCTTTGCAATTTTGGCAAGATTTAATCAAAGATGGTTCAGTGAAATTGTCTCCACCTGAGCGAGGTTATGAAGAGGATGATTTTATCGCCGGTCGCGTTGCTATGCAAATTACAGGCCCTTGGACTTATATCATGAAGTCTAATGTTGATTATCAGGTATTTCCCATGCCTGCAAGTGTGGAACAAGCTACGGTCATTGGCGATGGTAATTTCTATGTGATGAAGACTAACCCTGCCAGAGAAAAAGCTGCGCTCAAGTTTTTAGAGTTTGTTTTGAGTGAAGAGTTCCAAACAGAATGGAGTATCGGGACGGGTTTTTTGCCGGTGAATATCAAATCTGCCCAAAGTGCAGCTTATCAGAAATTCATGAACCAAAAACCTGTGTTAAAAGTTTTTCTGGATCAAATGCCTGTGGCTCGTGGTAGACCAATTATTGCTGGTTATAATAGTTTATCTGATAGTCTGGGGCGAGCTATTGAGGCGACGTTGCTGGGTGAGTCTCCCGAAAAGGCTCTGAAAACAGCCCAAGACCGTTTGGAACTGATTTGGCATCAGAATTGA
- a CDS encoding DUF2382 domain-containing protein, giving the protein MVLYKLEDLAADYTITDSDNYEIRDFDVYSDINNEKVGTVKNILVDETGSFRYLVVDTGFWIFGKQVLLPIGRSRISYADRRVYATGLTQEQVESLPDFNDLERVDYDYEEQVRGVYRTPFAETPLETSTPVEATAPLDTPSAYADTTARRTTPAPRTGYNRDTYTYDREPDLYDTSERNHQNLKLYEERLIANKSRVKTGEVAVGKHVETERANVSVPVEKERVVIERTTPTDAGRTAAPDEVNFREGEVARMDVYEENADIRKEAVVREEVKVKKVVEEDTVEAQENLRREELDVNKSNDRSQKKRRI; this is encoded by the coding sequence ATGGTTCTTTATAAACTTGAAGATTTGGCTGCTGACTATACAATTACTGATTCTGATAATTATGAAATCAGAGATTTTGATGTTTACTCAGACATCAATAATGAAAAAGTTGGCACGGTCAAAAATATTTTAGTGGACGAGACAGGAAGTTTTCGTTACCTAGTTGTTGATACAGGTTTTTGGATTTTTGGTAAGCAAGTGTTGTTACCAATTGGGCGTTCTCGCATTAGCTATGCAGATAGACGAGTCTACGCTACAGGACTCACCCAAGAGCAAGTAGAGAGCTTACCTGATTTTAACGACCTGGAACGGGTTGATTATGATTATGAAGAGCAGGTCCGCGGAGTTTATCGGACTCCGTTTGCAGAAACACCTTTAGAAACTTCTACACCTGTAGAGGCTACAGCACCTTTAGATACTCCATCGGCTTATGCCGATACTACAGCCAGAAGAACTACACCTGCACCCAGGACTGGTTATAATCGTGATACCTATACTTACGACCGGGAACCGGATTTGTATGATACCAGTGAGCGCAATCATCAAAACTTGAAACTTTACGAAGAACGGTTAATTGCGAATAAATCCCGTGTTAAAACAGGAGAGGTAGCAGTTGGTAAGCACGTTGAAACTGAGAGAGCAAATGTTTCTGTCCCTGTTGAAAAAGAGCGTGTAGTTATTGAACGCACTACGCCAACAGATGCTGGACGAACAGCCGCTCCTGATGAAGTTAACTTCCGCGAAGGTGAAGTTGCACGTATGGATGTTTATGAGGAGAATGCTGACATTCGGAAGGAAGCTGTTGTGCGTGAAGAAGTAAAAGTTAAAAAGGTTGTAGAAGAGGATACGGTTGAGGCTCAAGAAAACCTACGTCGAGAAGAATTAGACGTGAATAAAAGTAATGACCGCTCACAGAAAAAAAGAAGGATTTAA